In Nocardioides sp., the following proteins share a genomic window:
- the tal gene encoding transaldolase — translation MTNNLQELSEAGVSIWLDDLSRERLETDNLADLVKDSHVVGVTTNPAIFAAALAEGERYDAQVRELASTGADVTRTIFELTTTDVRNACDLLRPVYDATDGVDGRVSIEVTPDLADDTDGTVAQAAELWKTVDRPNLFIKIPGTEAGWPAITETIAQGIDVNVTLIFGLQQYEHVMEAYVAGLEQAQEAGLDLSQIHSVASFFVSRVDTEIDKRLESMGADKALFGRAGVANARLAYQAYERFFATPRWRALEEAGANRQRPLWASTGVKNPDYDDTMYVIDLVAPNTVNTMPEKTLDAVRDHGEVKGDQVTTMYDDAEATMQSLAEAGIDYDDVIEVLIKEGVDKFVKAWDEVIEDVQTGLDAAKADS, via the coding sequence ATGACGAACAATCTGCAAGAACTCTCCGAGGCCGGTGTCTCGATCTGGCTCGACGACCTGTCGCGCGAGCGCCTCGAGACCGACAACCTGGCCGACCTGGTGAAGGACTCGCACGTGGTGGGCGTGACCACGAACCCGGCGATCTTCGCCGCGGCGCTCGCCGAGGGCGAGCGCTATGACGCTCAGGTGCGCGAGTTGGCGAGCACCGGCGCCGATGTCACCCGCACGATCTTCGAGTTGACGACCACGGACGTACGCAATGCATGCGACCTGCTGCGTCCCGTTTATGACGCCACCGACGGCGTCGACGGACGGGTCTCGATCGAGGTCACGCCCGACCTTGCCGACGACACCGACGGCACCGTGGCGCAAGCGGCGGAACTGTGGAAGACCGTCGATCGGCCGAACCTGTTCATCAAGATCCCCGGCACCGAGGCCGGCTGGCCGGCGATCACCGAGACCATCGCCCAAGGCATCGACGTCAACGTCACCTTGATCTTCGGGTTGCAGCAGTACGAGCACGTGATGGAGGCGTACGTCGCCGGGCTGGAGCAGGCGCAGGAGGCCGGCCTCGACCTCTCCCAGATCCACTCCGTTGCGTCGTTCTTCGTCTCACGCGTCGACACCGAGATCGACAAGCGGTTGGAGTCCATGGGTGCGGACAAGGCGCTGTTCGGCCGTGCCGGTGTCGCCAACGCGCGGCTGGCCTACCAGGCGTACGAACGCTTCTTCGCCACCCCGCGCTGGCGCGCCCTCGAGGAGGCCGGCGCCAACCGCCAGCGCCCGCTGTGGGCCTCGACGGGCGTGAAGAACCCCGACTACGACGACACGATGTACGTGATCGATCTGGTCGCCCCCAACACCGTCAACACCATGCCCGAGAAGACCCTCGACGCGGTCCGCGACCACGGAGAAGTCAAGGGTGACCAGGTCACCACGATGTATGACGACGCCGAGGCAACGATGCAGTCGCTGGCCGAGGCGGGCATCGACTACGACGACGTGATCGAGGTGTTGATCAAGGAAGGCGTCGACAAGTTCGTCAAGGCATGGGACGAAGTGATCGAGGACGTGCAGACGGGTCTCGACGCCGCCAAGGCCGACTCGTGA
- the zwf gene encoding glucose-6-phosphate dehydrogenase: MKNPLRDPQDRRLPRIAGPCGMVLFGVTGDLARKKIMPAIYDLAHRGLLPPGFSLVGFARRDWEDQDFAQIVHDSVKEHARTEFHEEVWAQLAEGFRFVPGDFSDDVAFDTLRRTIEELDVARGTGGNHAFYLSIPPKFFGDVVQQLEEHGLTESRDDAWRRVVVEKPFGHDLESARELNGILNTVFPSGSIFRIDHYLGKETVQNILAMRFANTMWEPLWNANYVDHVQITMAEDIGIGGRAGYYDGVGAARDVIQNHLLQLLALVAMEDPVEFDAESLRIEKLKVLRALRRPPRVDLSTARGQYADGWQGGVEVQGFLEEEGISKSSVTETYAAIKLFVDTRRWAGVPFYLRTGKRLGRRVTEVAIIFKKAPHQPFSVTDTEDLTQNAIVIRVQPDEGLTVRFGSKVPGNTMEIRDVNMDFAYGGSFTEASPEAYERLILDVLLGDPPLFPRHEEVELAWQILDPILESWARKGKPDQYESGGWGPKSADDLMARDGRMWRRP, from the coding sequence ATGAAGAACCCCCTGCGCGATCCGCAAGACCGCCGACTTCCCCGCATCGCCGGACCGTGCGGCATGGTCCTCTTCGGTGTCACCGGCGACCTGGCGCGCAAGAAGATCATGCCCGCGATCTATGACCTGGCCCATCGCGGTCTGCTGCCGCCGGGCTTCTCGCTGGTGGGTTTCGCGCGACGCGACTGGGAGGACCAGGACTTCGCGCAGATCGTCCACGACTCGGTGAAGGAGCATGCGCGTACGGAGTTCCACGAAGAGGTCTGGGCGCAACTGGCGGAGGGCTTCCGGTTCGTCCCCGGCGACTTCTCCGACGACGTCGCCTTCGACACGCTTCGTCGTACGATCGAAGAACTCGACGTGGCCCGCGGCACCGGCGGCAACCACGCGTTCTACCTCTCCATCCCACCGAAGTTCTTCGGCGATGTGGTCCAGCAGTTGGAGGAGCACGGTCTCACCGAGTCTCGCGACGACGCCTGGCGCCGCGTCGTGGTGGAGAAGCCGTTCGGGCACGACCTCGAATCGGCGCGCGAACTCAACGGCATCCTCAACACCGTCTTTCCCAGTGGCTCGATCTTCCGCATCGACCACTACCTGGGCAAGGAGACGGTGCAGAACATCTTGGCGATGCGCTTCGCCAACACGATGTGGGAGCCGTTGTGGAACGCCAACTACGTCGACCACGTGCAGATCACCATGGCCGAGGACATCGGCATCGGGGGCCGCGCGGGTTATTACGACGGTGTCGGTGCTGCTCGTGACGTGATCCAGAACCACCTGCTGCAACTCCTGGCGCTGGTCGCGATGGAGGACCCCGTCGAGTTCGATGCCGAGAGTCTGCGGATCGAGAAACTCAAGGTCCTGCGCGCGCTGCGACGCCCGCCTCGCGTGGACCTGTCGACCGCGCGCGGACAGTACGCCGACGGCTGGCAGGGCGGCGTCGAGGTGCAGGGCTTCCTGGAGGAGGAGGGCATCTCGAAGTCGTCGGTGACCGAGACGTACGCCGCGATCAAACTGTTCGTGGACACCCGGCGTTGGGCTGGCGTGCCGTTCTATCTGCGCACCGGCAAGCGGCTGGGACGGCGTGTTACCGAGGTCGCGATCATCTTCAAGAAGGCGCCGCACCAGCCTTTCAGCGTGACCGACACCGAGGATCTGACGCAGAACGCGATCGTGATCCGGGTCCAGCCCGACGAGGGGCTCACCGTGCGCTTCGGCTCCAAGGTGCCGGGCAACACGATGGAGATCCGCGACGTGAACATGGACTTCGCGTACGGCGGCTCGTTCACCGAGGCCTCGCCCGAGGCGTACGAACGTCTGATCCTCGACGTCCTGCTCGGCGACCCACCGCTCTTCCCGCGGCACGAGGAGGTCGAGTTGGCCTGGCAGATCCTCGACCCGATCCTGGAGTCATGGGCGCGCAAGGGCAAGCCGGATCAGTACGAGTCCGGCGGCTGGGGCCCGAAGTCTGCCGACGACCTGATGGCCCGCGACGGCCGGATGTGGAGGCGTCCCTGA
- the pgi gene encoding glucose-6-phosphate isomerase, with product MNDPIDPSTTTAWAALEDLADEFDPDLRAWLADEQRVTRWTHTAGDLFVDLSKSLADDAVLSTLLTLASQTGVAARREAMFAGEHINVTEDRAVLHTALRLPRSAALTVDGQDVVADVHEVLDRAYAFASRVRDGDWTGITGQRIATVVNIGIGGSDLGPVMAYEALAPYRQAGLECRFISNIDPTDAALTLTGLDPETTLFIVSSKMFGTLETLTNARLCRAWLLDRLRAVGALDDVEDSDAVAKHFVAVSTALDKVADFGIDPANAFGFWDWVGGRYSMDSAIGLSLMIAVGPSHFADMLAGFHTMDEHFRTAPDTDNVPLLVGLLNVWYVNFLGAETHAVLPYSQLLHRFPAYLQQLTMESNGKGVRWDGAPVTTDTGEVFWGEPGTNGQHAFYQLIHQGTRLVPADFLAFANPAYDLKDGDTDVHELFLANFFAQTQALALGKTEEEVRAEGTAEEIVSARVFTGNRPTTSIMAPSLTPSVLGQLIALYEHITFVQGAVWGIDSYDQWGVELGKQLAQRLAPAVSGDQSVADEQDASTRGLIAYYREHRS from the coding sequence GTGAACGATCCGATCGACCCCAGCACGACCACTGCATGGGCGGCTCTGGAAGACCTCGCCGACGAATTCGATCCGGACCTGCGCGCCTGGCTCGCCGACGAGCAACGCGTCACGCGCTGGACCCACACGGCCGGGGACCTGTTCGTCGATCTGTCGAAGTCCCTGGCCGACGACGCCGTCCTGTCCACGCTGCTCACCCTCGCCTCCCAGACCGGGGTCGCGGCGCGACGGGAGGCGATGTTCGCCGGCGAGCACATCAACGTCACCGAGGATCGAGCGGTGCTGCATACGGCGCTGCGACTGCCAAGATCGGCAGCGTTGACCGTGGACGGGCAGGACGTGGTTGCCGACGTGCACGAGGTGCTCGACCGGGCGTACGCGTTCGCGTCACGAGTGCGCGACGGCGACTGGACCGGCATCACCGGTCAGCGCATCGCGACGGTGGTCAACATCGGCATCGGCGGCTCCGACCTCGGCCCCGTGATGGCGTACGAAGCCCTCGCCCCCTACCGTCAGGCCGGCCTGGAGTGCCGATTCATCTCCAACATCGACCCGACCGACGCTGCCTTGACGCTGACCGGGCTCGACCCCGAAACGACACTGTTCATCGTCTCGTCCAAGATGTTCGGGACGCTGGAGACGCTGACCAATGCGCGGCTGTGCCGGGCTTGGCTGCTCGATCGTTTGCGTGCTGTCGGTGCACTCGACGATGTCGAGGACTCCGATGCCGTCGCCAAGCACTTCGTCGCGGTCTCGACCGCACTCGACAAGGTTGCCGACTTCGGGATCGACCCGGCCAACGCCTTCGGCTTCTGGGACTGGGTCGGCGGTCGCTATTCGATGGACTCCGCAATCGGATTGTCGCTGATGATCGCCGTCGGGCCCTCGCATTTCGCCGACATGCTGGCGGGCTTCCATACGATGGACGAGCACTTCCGTACGGCTCCCGACACCGACAACGTGCCACTGCTGGTGGGGCTGCTGAACGTCTGGTACGTCAACTTCCTCGGTGCGGAGACGCACGCCGTACTCCCCTATTCGCAACTGCTGCACCGCTTCCCGGCGTACCTGCAGCAACTGACGATGGAGTCCAACGGCAAGGGCGTGCGCTGGGACGGGGCGCCGGTCACCACCGACACCGGTGAGGTCTTCTGGGGCGAACCCGGCACCAACGGTCAGCACGCGTTCTATCAACTGATCCATCAGGGGACGCGACTGGTGCCCGCCGACTTCCTCGCGTTCGCGAACCCGGCGTACGACCTCAAGGACGGCGACACGGACGTCCACGAACTCTTCCTCGCCAACTTCTTCGCGCAGACGCAAGCACTGGCGCTGGGCAAGACCGAGGAGGAGGTACGCGCGGAGGGCACGGCCGAGGAGATCGTGTCGGCGCGCGTCTTCACCGGCAATCGTCCGACGACGTCGATCATGGCTCCGTCCTTGACCCCCTCGGTATTGGGGCAACTGATCGCGCTCTACGAGCACATCACCTTCGTGCAGGGCGCGGTGTGGGGCATCGATTCCTACGACCAGTGGGGTGTCGAGCTGGGCAAGCAACTAGCCCAACGACTCGCCCCGGCCGTGTCGGGAGACCAGTCCGTGGCCGATGAGCAGGACGCCTCGACGCGCGGTCTGATCGCCTACTACCGGGAGCACCGTTCATGA